A genomic region of Xanthomonas campestris pv. phormiicola contains the following coding sequences:
- a CDS encoding DUF1275 domain-containing protein encodes MNFELPRWAWAFAGALACVAGMVNVVGYLGFEHQAVTHLTGTTTLLGAALADGDARVIGNLLGVVLAFLGGAVLSGIVVRDSRLRLGRRYGVALALEALLLLAAMQAFKQQQLVGALFAATACGLQNAMTTTYSGAVVRTTHLTGMFTDLGIGLGQALRGLPLPRRRIRLSLLIIGGFLCGGVLGAWAYRHVGFDALLAPALLTGLVGTVYALQAHYRRQQR; translated from the coding sequence ATGAACTTCGAGTTGCCGCGCTGGGCCTGGGCGTTCGCCGGCGCGCTGGCCTGCGTCGCCGGCATGGTCAACGTGGTCGGCTATCTGGGCTTCGAACACCAGGCGGTGACCCACCTGACCGGCACAACCACCCTGCTCGGCGCGGCGCTGGCCGATGGCGATGCGCGCGTGATCGGCAACCTGCTCGGCGTGGTGCTGGCCTTCCTCGGCGGCGCGGTGCTCAGCGGCATCGTGGTGCGGGACAGCCGGCTGCGCCTGGGCCGCCGCTACGGCGTGGCGCTTGCCTTGGAAGCATTGCTGCTGCTGGCGGCGATGCAGGCGTTCAAGCAGCAACAGCTCGTTGGCGCCCTGTTCGCCGCCACCGCCTGCGGCCTGCAGAACGCGATGACCACCACCTACAGCGGCGCGGTGGTGCGCACCACCCACCTGACCGGCATGTTCACCGACCTGGGCATCGGCCTGGGCCAGGCCCTGCGCGGCCTGCCGCTGCCGCGGCGGCGCATCCGCCTCAGCCTGCTGATCATCGGCGGCTTCCTGTGCGGCGGCGTGCTCGGCGCCTGGGCCTACCGCCATGTCGGCTTCGATGCGCTGCTCGCGCCGGCGCTGCTGACCGGCCTGGTCGGCACCGTCTACGCGCTGCAGGCCCACTACCGCCGCCAGCAGCGCTGA
- the thiD gene encoding bifunctional hydroxymethylpyrimidine kinase/phosphomethylpyrimidine kinase yields MSEPTVVSALSIAGTDSGGGAGIQADLKTFAAHRVHGLSAIAALTAQHTRAVSAVHVPPLAFLRAQLDACFADFDIGAVKLGMLANAAVIHLVADALEQHRPPFVVLDPVMVATSGAKLLEDDALDALRGRLLPLATLVTPNTPEAQLLLGRAIENADDAERATAALLEAGAQAVLLKGGHLAEGHRVIDRYDDGVSRSEFSHARLDLQAHGTGCTLAAAIAAQLCQGLALPVACEAAIDYVARALQGGYRPGRSEVVVLDHFGAARTA; encoded by the coding sequence ATGAGCGAACCCACCGTCGTCTCCGCACTGAGCATCGCCGGCACCGACTCGGGCGGCGGCGCCGGCATCCAGGCCGACCTGAAGACCTTCGCCGCGCACCGCGTGCACGGGCTGTCGGCGATCGCCGCGCTGACCGCGCAGCACACCCGCGCGGTCAGCGCCGTGCACGTACCGCCGCTGGCGTTCCTGCGCGCGCAACTCGACGCCTGCTTCGCCGACTTCGACATCGGCGCGGTCAAGCTCGGCATGCTCGCCAACGCCGCGGTGATCCATCTGGTCGCCGACGCGCTGGAACAGCACCGCCCGCCGTTCGTGGTGCTGGACCCGGTGATGGTCGCGACCAGCGGCGCCAAGCTGCTCGAAGACGACGCGCTCGATGCGCTGCGCGGCCGCCTGCTGCCGCTGGCGACCCTGGTCACCCCGAACACGCCGGAAGCGCAGCTGCTGCTGGGCCGTGCGATCGAGAACGCCGACGATGCCGAGCGCGCCACCGCCGCGCTGCTCGAGGCCGGCGCGCAGGCGGTGCTGCTCAAGGGCGGCCACCTGGCCGAAGGCCATCGGGTGATCGACCGCTACGACGACGGGGTCAGCCGCAGCGAATTCAGCCATGCGCGGCTGGACTTGCAGGCGCACGGCACCGGCTGCACCCTCGCCGCGGCGATCGCCGCACAGCTGTGCCAGGGACTGGCGCTGCCGGTGGCCTGCGAGGCGGCGATCGACTACGTCGCCCGCGCGCTGCAGGGCGGCTACCGACCCGGCCGCAGCGAGGTGGTGGTGCTGGACCACTTCGGCGCCGCGCGCACCGCATGA
- a CDS encoding alpha/beta fold hydrolase, whose translation MSTHAPASEALPAVAGDGHRWTLLACIPAAPRQALLWLPALGVAARHYLPLAQALAAQDVAVFLHEWRGNGSSTLRPSRTQDWGYRQLLCEDLPASHAAIAQHGALPLTIGGHSLGGQIACCYAALHAQAFAQLWLVASGTPYWRQFAAPRRYLLPLAYRFLPWLAQRQGVLHGRRLGFGGTEARSLIADWARVGLSNRYAAAGMATDLEALLVQVTAPVRGVVLQDDWLAPATSLRALLRKLAPRTLELRSLDAAQLGTAADHFAWMKRPAAVAQALLGSAD comes from the coding sequence ATGAGCACGCATGCGCCGGCGAGCGAGGCGCTGCCGGCGGTCGCCGGCGACGGCCATCGCTGGACGCTGCTGGCATGCATTCCTGCCGCGCCGCGGCAGGCGCTGCTGTGGCTGCCCGCGCTCGGCGTGGCCGCGCGCCACTACCTGCCGCTGGCCCAAGCGCTGGCGGCGCAGGACGTGGCCGTGTTCCTGCACGAATGGCGCGGCAACGGCAGCAGCACGCTGCGCCCGTCGCGCACGCAGGACTGGGGCTATCGGCAACTGCTGTGCGAGGATCTGCCGGCCAGCCACGCGGCGATCGCGCAGCACGGCGCGCTGCCGCTGACCATCGGCGGCCACAGCCTCGGCGGGCAAATCGCCTGCTGCTACGCCGCCCTGCATGCGCAGGCCTTCGCCCAGCTGTGGCTGGTCGCCAGCGGCACGCCGTACTGGCGCCAGTTCGCCGCGCCGCGTCGCTATCTGCTGCCGCTGGCGTACCGCTTCCTGCCGTGGCTGGCGCAGCGCCAGGGCGTGCTGCACGGGCGCAGGCTCGGCTTCGGCGGGACCGAGGCGCGCTCGCTGATCGCGGACTGGGCGCGGGTGGGCCTGAGCAATCGCTATGCGGCGGCCGGCATGGCCACGGATCTGGAAGCGCTGCTGGTGCAGGTGACCGCACCGGTGCGCGGCGTAGTGCTGCAGGACGACTGGCTGGCGCCGGCCACCTCGCTGCGCGCCCTGCTGCGCAAACTGGCGCCGCGCACGCTCGAGCTGCGCTCGCTGGATGCGGCGCAGCTGGGCACGGCCGCCGACCATTTCGCCTGGATGAAACGGCCGGCGGCGGTGGCACAGGCCCTGCTCGGCAGCGCAGACTGA
- a CDS encoding DedA family protein/thiosulfate sulfurtransferase GlpE: MQELIARYGLGLVFVNVLALSLGLPVPALPTLILVGATYALLDGSAVWSSLLAALSVSIVASLIGDLVWFGAGRRYGNRTLQSLCRLSLSRDTCMKQTERFYTRWGVRVLAVAKFVPGLSMVSVPMAGAMRVRPGAFLRYDALGAALWAGCGLLLGLAFADQVQDVLDWLSLLGSRAVLLLAGALALYIGYRAWRRHALLKSMETLRIDVDELYALMQGEATPVLLDIRAPGYRALEPYAIPGAMAVDDRRIDAIVEALPRDRKIVIYCACPNEVSAAVLATRLRQRHYEDVVPLRGGLDAWRAAGYAVIELDGGAAAQGADIGGKVAA; the protein is encoded by the coding sequence ATGCAGGAACTGATCGCGCGTTACGGCCTGGGCCTGGTCTTCGTCAACGTGCTGGCGTTGTCGCTGGGCCTGCCGGTGCCGGCCCTGCCGACGTTGATCCTGGTCGGCGCGACCTATGCGCTGCTCGATGGCAGTGCGGTGTGGAGCAGCCTGCTGGCCGCGCTGTCGGTGTCGATCGTGGCCAGCCTGATCGGCGACCTGGTCTGGTTCGGCGCCGGCCGCCGCTATGGCAACCGCACGCTGCAGTCGCTGTGCCGCCTTTCGCTGTCGCGCGATACCTGCATGAAGCAGACCGAGCGCTTCTATACCCGCTGGGGCGTGCGCGTGCTGGCGGTGGCCAAGTTCGTGCCCGGCCTGTCGATGGTGTCGGTGCCGATGGCCGGGGCGATGCGGGTGCGGCCGGGCGCGTTCCTGCGCTACGACGCGCTGGGTGCGGCGCTGTGGGCCGGTTGCGGGCTGCTGCTGGGCCTGGCGTTCGCCGACCAGGTGCAGGACGTGCTGGACTGGCTGAGCCTGCTCGGCTCGCGCGCGGTGCTGCTGCTGGCGGGCGCGCTGGCGCTGTATATCGGCTATCGCGCGTGGCGCCGGCATGCGCTGCTGAAGTCGATGGAGACGCTGCGCATCGACGTCGACGAGCTGTATGCGTTGATGCAGGGCGAAGCCACGCCGGTGCTGCTGGACATCCGCGCGCCGGGGTATCGCGCGCTCGAGCCGTATGCGATTCCCGGGGCGATGGCGGTGGACGATCGCCGTATCGACGCCATCGTCGAGGCGTTGCCGCGCGATCGCAAGATCGTCATCTACTGTGCCTGCCCGAACGAGGTGTCGGCGGCGGTGCTGGCCACGCGCCTGCGCCAGCGCCACTACGAGGACGTGGTGCCGCTGCGCGGCGGACTGGATGCGTGGCGTGCGGCGGGCTATGCGGTGATCGAACTGGACGGCGGCGCGGCAGCGCAGGGGGCCGACATCGGCGGCAAGGTCGCCGCGTGA